DNA sequence from the Streptomyces sp. HUAS 15-9 genome:
GCCGAGCGGGCTCTTCTTGGCGGTGGCGCGCAGCTGGAGCCACTTGGCCTGGACGGCGTCGCGGGTCGTGCCCAGGTGGAAGGTGGCGTCGTTGGCGGCGACCCAGTCCTCCCAGTCCTTCCAGCGACCCTCGAAGGCGATGTCCTGCTCCAGGTTGGCCTGGTACCAGATGTTCTTGCGCGACGGGTTGACGACGCTGTCGACGATCATCCGGCGGACGTGGCCCGGGAACAGCGTGCCGTAGACGGCGCCGAGGTAGGTGCCGTAGGAGACGCCGAGGTAGTTGAGCTTCTTCTCGCCGAGGGCGGCCCGGATGACGTCGAGGTCGCGAGCGGTGTTCGGCGTGGTCATGTACGGCAGCATCGCGCCGCTGCGCTCGTAGCAGCCGTCGGCGTACTCGCGGGCCAGCTTCCGCTGCGCGGTCTTGTCGGCCTCGGTGTCCGGCACCGGGTCGGCCTTGGGCGCCTTGACGAACTCCTGCGGGTCGATGCAGGAGATGGGCGCGGAGTGGCCGACGCCGCGCGGGTCGAAGCCCACGAAGTCGTAGGCCTTGGCGGTGTTGGCCCACAGCGGGTTCTTGGTGGTGACCCGGAGCGGGAAGCGCATGCCGGAGCCGCCCGGACCGCCGGGGTTGTAGACGAGGGCGCCCTGGCGGTCCTTCTTCGTCCCCGTGTTGCCGATGCGGTCGACGGCGAGCTTGATCTGCTTGCCGTACGGCTTGGCGTAGTTGAGCGGCACGCTGACCCAGCCGCACTGGACCGGCTTCGCCAGCCCCCAGTCGGCCGGGCAGTCCTGCCAGTTGATGCCCGCCGTCGCGGCGCGCTCCGCGGCGATCGTGGCGCCGCGGGCCTCCCGGTCCTGGCCGTGACGGTACTCGGCACCGGCCGCGGGCGCCGCGAGGGCGCCGGTTATCAGGGTCGCCGTGACGAGTGCTCCGGCCGAACCGAGCGCCAGCGCGCGGCTCTTCGGTCTGATGTCCCTCAAGTGGGCCCCTCCCCGTGCATATCTGCGAATGGTCACGGAGGATCCTCGCGGCTGTGAGAAGCCTGGGAACAGGGGTCGTGGACCTTCTTTACCAATCCGATAACCGGACGATCAAGTCCCGCTGAGCGGAGGGCTGTTCAAGAAGGCTCAGCGCTTCGTCCAGCACCCGCCGCAGCCGCAGCCCATCGGCCGCCACGGCGGTCACCAGTACGGCGGGACCGGCGAGCGGAGTCAGCGCCGCGCACTCCCCCAGCACCCGGGCCGCGGGCTGCTCCCGACGGAACTCGGGCCGTACGACGACGAGTTGCCCCACGGCACGGTGTCCCGCTAGCACGGCAGGCCCGTCCCAGGCGCCAGGCGCACCGGGCCCGCACACCAACTCCTGGTCGAGCACGGTCCGCCCCGCGACCCGCACGGTCAGACGGCCGGCAAGCCGCCCGGGTTCCTCACCGACCCGCCCGAGCACCTGCTCCTCCCTCAACAACAGCCGGCCCTCGCCTCCCATCTCGACCCTCGTGCTCACGGCCACATCGCTCCCGCCCGCGCAGATCAACGGCTCGGGCAGCCAGCGTAGTTCACCCCGGTCGGCGACGCGCAGCCGCACGTCGTACGTCGCTCGGCCCTTTGCCTGCCCGGGAAGCGCGATGGTGGCGGCGGCCGAGCGCACATCCAGCCGCGCCCCTTCCGCCACTTCGGCCTCCACGCTGAACCGATCACCACCGAGCGGCCCGCTCATCGCCCCCACGAGCATGACCCGCGCCTCGGTCCCCCTCGCCCGAGTACGGCGCACGGCAAGCGCCCCTCCGCCCTCCAGCACGGGCAGCGACGTACCACCCCGCCCGTCCTCCCGGGCGACGATCCGCACGCCCGCCCGCACCCCACTCCCCCTCACCCGTTCCACGCAACAACCCGCTCACGCACCCAGGCAGCGACATCCGCAACCCCCACGGCACTCCTCAACGACTGGAACACAACGGGCAGTTCACTCCGCTGGGCCTTCGCATCGGCGGCCATCCGGCCGAGATCGGAGCCGACATGGGGCGCGAGGTCGGTCTTGTTCACGACGAGCAGATCGGCGGTGGTGACACCGGGCCCGCCCTTACGAGGAATATCGTCCCCACCGGCCACATCGATCACAAAGATCTGCGCGTCCACAAGCCCCCGGGAGAAGGTGGCGGTGAGATTGTCCCCACCGGACTCGACAAGAATGAGGTCCAACGGCCCGACCTGATCCTCCAGATCCTCCACTGCCTCGAGATTGGCGGAGATGTCATCCCGGATCGCCGTGTGCGGACAGGCTCCCGTCTCCACGGCCGCAATCCGCTCGGGCGGCAACACGGCCTCACGAAGCAGGAATTCGGCGTCCTCGCGCGTGTAGATGTCATTGGTGACGACAGCCAGCGACAACTCGTCCCGCAACACCCGACACAACGCGGCAACGGTAGCGGTCTTACCGGACCCAACGGGCCCACCAACCCCAATCCGCACCGCCCGCCGCCGCCCGTCCGCCCGCCGGGCATCGGCACTTACGGAGGCGGACGCATGGTGGTGGGTGTGATCAAGGTGCATAGCAGCGGCTCCAATCCAGCTGGTTCTGAACGGTCATTCACCGGACCTGACATTCGAGGACGGGCCCTTCGGGCCGGGGGGCGGGGTGACTGATGGGGGAGGGCAGGGCGGGGCCTGCCGGGGTAGGTGCAGGGCTCCTGACGGGGTGCAGGGGCGGAGCCCCGCGAGAGGAGGGGCTGACGGCCAGGCGTCCTGCCAGGGGTGCACGGGCGGAGCCCTGAGCCCTGCCAG
Encoded proteins:
- a CDS encoding alpha/beta hydrolase translates to MRDIRPKSRALALGSAGALVTATLITGALAAPAAGAEYRHGQDREARGATIAAERAATAGINWQDCPADWGLAKPVQCGWVSVPLNYAKPYGKQIKLAVDRIGNTGTKKDRQGALVYNPGGPGGSGMRFPLRVTTKNPLWANTAKAYDFVGFDPRGVGHSAPISCIDPQEFVKAPKADPVPDTEADKTAQRKLAREYADGCYERSGAMLPYMTTPNTARDLDVIRAALGEKKLNYLGVSYGTYLGAVYGTLFPGHVRRMIVDSVVNPSRKNIWYQANLEQDIAFEGRWKDWEDWVAANDATFHLGTTRDAVQAKWLQLRATAKKSPLGGIVGPAELISFFQSAPYYDSSWVPVATVFSKYVAGDTQALVDAAAPDLSDTAGNISAENGNAVYTAVECTDAKWPTSWQKWNRDNTRLNKDYPFMTWANAWMNLPCATWPVKQQTPVNVKTHKGLPPVMIVQSTRDAATPYPGAVELHQRFKGSRLITEKDAGSHGVTGLVNPCINQRVDDYLLTGKLDAADVTCAPHATPKP
- a CDS encoding urease accessory protein UreD, coding for MRGSGVRAGVRIVAREDGRGGTSLPVLEGGGALAVRRTRARGTEARVMLVGAMSGPLGGDRFSVEAEVAEGARLDVRSAAATIALPGQAKGRATYDVRLRVADRGELRWLPEPLICAGGSDVAVSTRVEMGGEGRLLLREEQVLGRVGEEPGRLAGRLTVRVAGRTVLDQELVCGPGAPGAWDGPAVLAGHRAVGQLVVVRPEFRREQPAARVLGECAALTPLAGPAVLVTAVAADGLRLRRVLDEALSLLEQPSAQRDLIVRLSDW
- the ureG gene encoding urease accessory protein UreG; the encoded protein is MHLDHTHHHASASVSADARRADGRRRAVRIGVGGPVGSGKTATVAALCRVLRDELSLAVVTNDIYTREDAEFLLREAVLPPERIAAVETGACPHTAIRDDISANLEAVEDLEDQVGPLDLILVESGGDNLTATFSRGLVDAQIFVIDVAGGDDIPRKGGPGVTTADLLVVNKTDLAPHVGSDLGRMAADAKAQRSELPVVFQSLRSAVGVADVAAWVRERVVAWNG